In the Prosthecomicrobium sp. N25 genome, one interval contains:
- the rlmN gene encoding 23S rRNA (adenine(2503)-C(2))-methyltransferase RlmN has translation MPGREALDIMKVAEAQPVRDAKPSLMGMTRDDLADALRSIGIEERQVRMRVAQLWHWIYLRGVPSFERMTNVSKDLRAVLAERFVIGRPEIVAEQVSVDGTRKWLLRFPPRGAGRPVEVETVYIPEEGRGTLCVSSQVGCTLTCSFCHTGTQKLVRNLTKEEIVAQIVVARERLGDFPHMSAEPGAIVPREGRFVSNIVMMGMGEPLYNFDAVRDALLVASDGEGLSLSKRRITLSTSGVVPLIPRAGAEIGTMLAISLHAVRDDLRDELVPLNRKYPIAALMEACRAYPGLSNARRITFEYVMLKGVNDSPADARELVRLLRGIPAKINLIPFNPWPGSAYACSDWDTIETFAEVVNRAGYASPIRTPRGRDILAACGQLKSASERLKVRERLALEAMIGGADED, from the coding sequence GTGCCGGGCCGCGAGGCCCTGGACATCATGAAGGTGGCGGAGGCTCAGCCGGTCCGCGACGCCAAGCCGTCGCTGATGGGCATGACGCGCGACGACCTCGCCGACGCCCTGAGGTCGATCGGCATCGAGGAGCGGCAGGTCCGCATGCGGGTCGCCCAGCTCTGGCACTGGATCTACCTGCGCGGCGTCCCCTCCTTCGAGCGCATGACCAACGTCTCCAAGGACCTCCGGGCGGTGCTCGCCGAGCGCTTCGTCATCGGCCGCCCCGAGATCGTCGCCGAGCAGGTCTCGGTGGACGGGACGCGCAAGTGGCTGCTGCGCTTTCCGCCGCGCGGGGCCGGGCGGCCGGTCGAGGTGGAGACGGTCTACATCCCCGAGGAGGGGCGCGGCACGCTCTGCGTCTCCTCCCAGGTCGGCTGCACGCTCACCTGCTCGTTCTGCCACACGGGCACCCAGAAGCTGGTCCGGAACCTGACCAAGGAGGAGATCGTCGCCCAGATCGTGGTGGCGCGCGAGCGTCTCGGCGACTTCCCCCACATGAGCGCCGAGCCGGGCGCGATCGTTCCGCGCGAGGGGCGGTTCGTGTCCAACATCGTCATGATGGGCATGGGCGAGCCGCTCTACAATTTCGACGCCGTGCGGGACGCGCTCCTGGTGGCGTCGGACGGCGAGGGCCTGTCCCTGTCGAAGCGGCGGATCACGCTGTCGACCTCCGGGGTCGTGCCGCTGATCCCGAGGGCGGGGGCCGAGATCGGCACCATGCTGGCGATCTCGCTGCACGCGGTGAGGGACGACCTGCGCGACGAGCTGGTGCCGCTCAATCGGAAGTACCCGATCGCGGCGCTGATGGAGGCCTGCCGGGCCTACCCGGGGCTCTCCAACGCGCGCCGGATCACCTTCGAGTACGTCATGCTGAAGGGCGTCAACGACAGTCCGGCGGACGCACGCGAGCTGGTCCGGCTGCTGCGCGGCATCCCGGCCAAGATCAACCTGATCCCGTTCAACCCGTGGCCGGGCTCCGCCTACGCCTGCTCGGACTGGGACACGATCGAGACCTTCGCGGAAGTGGTCAACCGGGCCGGCTACGCGAGCCCGATCCGGACCCCGCGCGGCCGCGACATCCTGGCCGCCTGCGGGCAGCTGAAGTCGGCGAGCGAGCGGCTGAAGGTGCGGGAGCGGCTGGCGCTCGAGGCCATGATCGGCGGGGCCGACGAGGACTGA
- a CDS encoding NAD(P)/FAD-dependent oxidoreductase, giving the protein MREGDALTGSSESYDVVIVGGAIVGSSVAYALKAELGFEGRVAVVERDPTYARSATTLSAASIRQQFSTPENIRLSRASLAMIRNVKAVFGPEADIGFHEGGYLILASPEGLPVLEANHRVQRAESADIALLDPEGLAARFPWISTEGLAGGAFGVTGEGWFDAHSLLGLLRKAAREAGAVYLTGSVAGIDREGGRVVGVRLADGHRLACGALVNAAGPAAGDLAALAGVALPVEPRKRCVFVVHCRERLGPMPLVVDPSGVYVRPEGEFHICGVSPEEDARAAADDFEVDYPLFEEVVWPALATRVPAFEACKLIRAWAGHYDYNTLDQNAVIGAHPEVGNLYFANGFSGHGLQQAPAAGRALAELLTAGRFVSLDLSIFGYERIAAGRPVRELNVI; this is encoded by the coding sequence ATGCGCGAAGGTGACGCTTTGACCGGTTCGTCCGAGAGTTACGACGTGGTGATCGTCGGCGGGGCCATCGTGGGATCCTCGGTGGCCTATGCCCTCAAGGCGGAGCTCGGCTTCGAGGGACGGGTGGCCGTCGTGGAACGGGACCCGACCTATGCGCGATCGGCCACGACACTGTCGGCCGCGTCGATCCGCCAGCAGTTCTCCACCCCCGAGAACATCCGGCTCTCGCGGGCCTCGCTGGCGATGATCCGGAACGTCAAGGCGGTGTTCGGGCCGGAGGCCGACATCGGCTTCCACGAGGGCGGCTACCTGATCCTGGCGAGCCCGGAGGGGCTCCCGGTGCTGGAGGCCAACCATCGCGTCCAGAGGGCCGAGAGCGCCGACATCGCGCTCCTCGATCCGGAGGGTCTCGCGGCCCGCTTCCCCTGGATCTCGACCGAGGGGCTCGCGGGCGGGGCCTTCGGGGTGACCGGGGAGGGCTGGTTCGACGCCCATTCGCTGCTCGGGCTCCTGCGCAAGGCGGCGCGCGAGGCCGGGGCGGTCTACCTGACGGGCTCGGTGGCGGGGATCGACCGGGAGGGCGGCCGGGTCGTCGGCGTCCGCCTCGCCGACGGGCACCGCCTCGCCTGCGGGGCGCTCGTCAACGCGGCGGGGCCGGCGGCCGGCGACCTCGCGGCGCTCGCCGGCGTGGCGCTGCCGGTGGAGCCGCGCAAGCGTTGCGTCTTCGTGGTGCATTGCCGGGAGCGGCTCGGACCGATGCCGCTCGTCGTCGACCCATCCGGGGTCTACGTACGCCCGGAGGGCGAGTTCCACATCTGCGGGGTATCGCCGGAGGAGGACGCGCGGGCGGCGGCGGACGATTTCGAGGTGGACTATCCCCTGTTCGAGGAGGTCGTCTGGCCCGCGCTCGCCACCCGGGTGCCGGCCTTCGAGGCCTGCAAGCTGATCCGCGCCTGGGCTGGGCACTACGACTACAACACGCTCGACCAGAACGCCGTGATCGGGGCGCATCCGGAGGTCGGCAACCTCTACTTCGCCAACGGCTTCTCGGGCCACGGCCTGCAGCAGGCGCCGGCGGCGGGCCGGGCCTTGGCGGAACTCCTCACCGCGGGCCGGTTCGTGTCGCTGGACCTCTCCATCTTCGGCTACGAGCGGATCGCCGCCGGGCGGCCGGTCCGGGAGCTCAACGTCATATGA
- a CDS encoding heme ABC transporter permease, with protein sequence MALIDYANPTRFLGLVERLVPWLAAVTGIVLAVGLGLVFGLAPDDYQQGATVKIMFIHVPAAWLAMFSYSVMALSSLGTLVWRHPLADVSAKAAAPLGAAFTFVCLVTGSLWGKPMWGTWWVWDARLTSVLVLFIMYLGLIALWQTLEDPIKAGRAAAVLTLVGIVNIPIIKFSVDWWNTLHQPASVFRLDGPTIHASMLWPLLVTALGFTLLFLTLHLMAMRNEILRRRIRTLRMMQAAAVAG encoded by the coding sequence ATGGCCCTGATCGACTACGCCAATCCGACGCGCTTCCTCGGCCTCGTCGAACGGCTCGTGCCCTGGCTAGCCGCCGTGACCGGGATCGTGCTCGCGGTCGGTCTCGGCCTCGTCTTCGGCCTCGCCCCGGACGACTACCAGCAGGGCGCCACCGTCAAGATCATGTTCATCCACGTGCCGGCCGCCTGGCTCGCCATGTTCTCCTATTCGGTGATGGCGCTGTCCTCCCTCGGCACGCTGGTCTGGCGCCACCCGCTCGCGGACGTCTCCGCCAAGGCCGCCGCCCCGCTCGGCGCCGCCTTCACGTTCGTCTGCCTCGTCACCGGCTCCCTGTGGGGCAAGCCAATGTGGGGCACCTGGTGGGTCTGGGACGCGCGCCTGACCTCCGTGCTGGTCCTCTTCATCATGTATCTCGGCTTGATCGCCCTCTGGCAGACCCTCGAGGACCCGATCAAGGCGGGTCGCGCCGCCGCGGTCCTGACCCTGGTCGGCATCGTCAACATCCCGATCATCAAGTTCTCGGTCGACTGGTGGAACACGCTGCACCAGCCCGCCTCGGTGTTCCGGCTGGACGGCCCGACCATCCACGCCTCCATGCTCTGGCCGCTCCTCGTCACCGCCCTTGGCTTCACCCTCCTGTTCCTCACCCTCCACCTGATGGCCATGCGCAACGAGATCCTGCGCCGCCGGATCCGGACGCTCCGGATGATGCAGGCCGCCGCGGTGGCCGGGTGA
- a CDS encoding MHYT domain-containing protein, protein MSPAGSLYGPLVLLSIAIAVVSSYTALDVAGRVRSTRGGHGTAWIAIAALALGGGIWAMHFIALLALDIAPSLRFDPLLSFASFALAVVAGAIGFAAVAMGRVHFAVVAAAGTVMGVGIAGMHLLGMAAIGYSGHIRHDQSYHAAAVLIAVLASTAALRVASLPVGVTQRVAGALILGTAISGMHYTAMAGTAFQPGQSLGPETGFDATTLAMAVAAVTVLVLFLSLVASAMDERAERIARREREALIESERRFRILVEGVTDYAIFMLSPDGKVTNWNSGARRIKGYTAEEIVGKPYEIFYTPEDRARGEPRRALESARRDGKFEAEGWRLRKDGTRFWASVVLDAIRDPEGRLVGFAKVTRDATERREAQKKLDDARQQLLMIQKLDAIGQLTGGVAHDFNNLLAVIIGNLELLKKKLPDDPKARRLLETAMKGAERGAALTSRMLSFARRQDLRPEPRDIPALVRGMADLLQRSLGPAVMIETRFPLDLPPALVDANQFELALVNLAVNARDAMPDGGTLTISAAERTIQPGTGRLGEPPAGNYVCLSVTDTGSGMDPETLAKAVEPFYTTKGVGKGTGLGLPMVDGFAAQLGGKLVLKSAPGEGTTAEIWLPADADAIRRAVTVPPERTVTQIPVATARQEKHRILVVDDDALVLMATVAMLEDLGHEVHEALSAKEALKLIESGLALDLVLTDEAMPGMTGTQLAGRLAELRPGLPVVLGTGYAELPTGSDQALPRITKPFDQATLRRVIEAALSPAGPEPARAEWPENVVQLKTGA, encoded by the coding sequence ATGTCCCCTGCCGGTAGCCTCTACGGTCCGCTCGTCCTCCTCTCGATCGCCATCGCCGTCGTATCCTCCTATACCGCGCTCGACGTGGCGGGCCGGGTTCGATCGACGCGCGGGGGCCACGGCACCGCCTGGATCGCGATCGCGGCGCTCGCGCTCGGCGGCGGCATCTGGGCCATGCACTTCATCGCCCTGCTGGCGCTCGACATCGCCCCCTCGCTGCGGTTCGACCCGCTCCTGTCGTTCGCCTCCTTCGCGCTGGCCGTGGTGGCGGGGGCGATCGGCTTCGCCGCGGTCGCCATGGGGCGCGTTCATTTCGCCGTCGTGGCGGCGGCCGGGACCGTGATGGGCGTCGGCATCGCTGGCATGCACCTGCTCGGCATGGCGGCCATCGGCTACTCCGGCCACATCCGCCATGACCAGAGCTACCATGCCGCCGCGGTCCTGATCGCCGTCCTGGCCTCCACGGCCGCCCTCCGGGTCGCCAGTCTGCCGGTGGGCGTGACCCAGAGGGTGGCCGGGGCACTGATCCTCGGCACGGCGATCTCGGGCATGCATTACACCGCCATGGCGGGAACCGCCTTCCAGCCCGGCCAGTCGCTGGGGCCGGAGACCGGCTTCGACGCCACCACGCTGGCCATGGCGGTCGCCGCCGTGACGGTGCTGGTCCTGTTCCTCTCGCTGGTCGCCTCCGCGATGGACGAGCGCGCCGAACGGATCGCCCGGCGCGAGCGCGAGGCCCTCATCGAGAGCGAGCGGCGCTTCCGCATCCTGGTCGAGGGCGTGACCGACTACGCCATCTTCATGCTGAGCCCCGACGGCAAGGTCACCAACTGGAACAGCGGCGCGCGCCGCATCAAGGGCTACACGGCCGAGGAGATCGTGGGCAAACCCTACGAGATCTTCTACACCCCCGAGGACCGCGCCCGCGGCGAGCCCCGGCGCGCCCTCGAGAGCGCGCGCCGGGACGGCAAGTTCGAGGCCGAGGGCTGGCGCCTGCGCAAGGACGGAACCCGCTTCTGGGCCTCGGTCGTCCTCGACGCGATCCGCGACCCGGAAGGCCGGCTCGTCGGCTTCGCCAAGGTCACGCGCGACGCGACCGAACGGCGGGAGGCGCAGAAGAAGCTCGATGACGCCCGCCAGCAGCTCCTGATGATCCAGAAGCTCGACGCCATCGGCCAGCTGACCGGGGGCGTCGCGCACGACTTCAACAACCTTCTGGCGGTGATCATCGGCAACCTTGAACTGCTCAAGAAGAAGTTGCCGGACGATCCGAAGGCCCGGCGCCTGCTCGAAACCGCCATGAAGGGCGCCGAGCGCGGCGCCGCCCTGACGAGCCGGATGCTCTCCTTCGCGAGGCGCCAGGACCTCCGGCCCGAGCCGCGCGACATCCCGGCCCTCGTCCGCGGCATGGCGGACCTGCTGCAGCGCTCCCTCGGCCCTGCGGTGATGATCGAGACCCGCTTCCCGCTCGACCTGCCGCCCGCCCTCGTCGACGCCAACCAGTTCGAACTCGCCCTCGTCAACCTCGCCGTCAACGCGCGGGACGCCATGCCGGACGGCGGCACGCTGACGATCTCGGCGGCCGAGCGGACGATCCAGCCAGGGACCGGCCGGCTCGGCGAGCCGCCCGCGGGCAACTACGTCTGCCTGTCGGTGACCGACACCGGCAGCGGCATGGACCCCGAAACCCTCGCCAAGGCCGTCGAGCCTTTCTACACCACCAAAGGCGTCGGCAAGGGAACCGGCCTCGGGCTGCCCATGGTGGACGGCTTCGCGGCCCAGCTCGGCGGCAAGCTCGTGCTGAAGAGCGCCCCCGGGGAGGGGACCACGGCGGAGATCTGGCTGCCCGCAGACGCCGACGCGATCCGCCGCGCCGTGACGGTCCCGCCCGAGCGGACCGTGACCCAGATCCCCGTCGCGACCGCACGCCAGGAGAAGCACCGCATCCTGGTGGTGGACGACGACGCGCTCGTCCTGATGGCGACCGTCGCCATGCTGGAGGACCTCGGCCACGAGGTGCACGAGGCGCTGTCAGCCAAGGAGGCCCTGAAGCTGATCGAGTCGGGCCTCGCCTTGGACCTCGTCCTCACCGACGAGGCCATGCCGGGCATGACCGGGACCCAGCTCGCCGGCCGCCTCGCCGAGCTCCGCCCCGGCCTGCCGGTCGTCCTCGGCACCGGATACGCCGAGCTCCCCACCGGCTCCGACCAGGCCCTGCCCCGCATCACCAAGCCCTTCGACCAGGCGACGCTGAGGCGGGTGATCGAGGCCGCCCTGTCGCCTGCCGGCCCCGAGCCGGCCCGCGCCGAGTGGCCCGAGAACGTGGTTCAGCTCAAGACCGGGGCCTGA
- a CDS encoding metallopeptidase family protein, with protein MTPTTWLDAKAPTLEDFEALAAEAYSGLPDGFRRLTGEILIRIADFPEDDALDALELESPFDLLGLFQGVGLAQGSAVPSTGQLPNQIWLYRRPILDYWAEHDETLGAIIAHVLIHEIGHHFGLSDDDMEAIEAAADA; from the coding sequence ATGACGCCGACGACCTGGCTCGACGCCAAGGCCCCCACCCTGGAAGACTTCGAGGCGCTGGCCGCGGAGGCCTATAGCGGCCTGCCGGACGGCTTCCGGCGGCTGACCGGGGAGATCCTGATCCGCATCGCCGACTTTCCCGAGGACGACGCGCTCGACGCCCTGGAGTTGGAGTCGCCCTTCGACCTGCTCGGGCTCTTCCAGGGGGTCGGCCTGGCCCAGGGGTCGGCCGTGCCCTCGACGGGGCAGTTGCCGAACCAGATCTGGCTCTACCGGCGGCCGATCCTCGACTACTGGGCCGAGCACGACGAGACGCTGGGCGCCATCATCGCGCATGTGCTGATCCACGAGATCGGCCACCACTTCGGCCTCTCCGACGACGACATGGAGGCGATCGAGGCGGCGGCGGACGCCTGA
- the ccmD gene encoding heme exporter protein CcmD, producing the protein MFGLGPHWGFIVGAYALAGLVMVGLVVWVLADLKAQRRILADLEARGVRRRSARDTDPGAGEP; encoded by the coding sequence ATGTTCGGTCTCGGCCCGCACTGGGGATTCATCGTCGGCGCCTACGCGCTCGCCGGGCTCGTCATGGTCGGCCTCGTGGTTTGGGTCCTGGCCGACCTCAAGGCCCAGCGCCGCATCCTGGCCGACCTGGAAGCCCGCGGCGTCCGCCGCCGCTCCGCCCGCGACACCGACCCGGGAGCCGGCGAGCCATGA
- a CDS encoding ABC transporter substrate-binding protein → MTVSRKPLLAAAAALAISALPHAAGAKTLVYCSEGNPESLNPQLVTTTTGVAAGKPMFNSLVEFEPGGTRILPGLAERWSVSEDGRTYTFELRRNVKFHSNAAFTPTRPMNADDVLFSLNRQWKEDHPYHRVSGARYDYFKDLAMPELLESIDKIDEYTVRIRLKQPNAPFLANLAMSFNVIQSAEYADKLLKLGKPEQLDLDPIGTGPWSFVSFQKDVAVRYRVFPEHWAGAMPIDTLVFSITPNPAVRLTKLKAGECHVMAFPNPADLKKIEQDPALRLLKLEGLNVGYMSLNTARPPFDDVRVRRAVNMAIDKKTIVSAVYQDAGTPAKNPIPPTLWSYNDAVQDYPYDPEAARRLLAEAGHPAGFETDLWYMPVSRPYNPNGKRIAELIQADLARVGIRLRLVTEEWSVYRSKIQAGEASMALYGWTGDNGDPDNFFDTLLGCTAARPGGNNVAKWCNRDFDALITKAKESADQGERERYYREAQVIAKAEAPWVPIAHSVVYMAIRKEVSGFKMDPLGRYPFDGVDLAQ, encoded by the coding sequence ATGACCGTCTCCCGCAAGCCGCTCCTCGCCGCCGCGGCCGCGCTCGCGATCTCGGCCCTCCCGCACGCGGCCGGGGCGAAGACGCTGGTCTACTGCTCGGAGGGCAACCCGGAATCCCTCAATCCCCAGCTCGTCACGACGACGACGGGCGTGGCCGCCGGCAAGCCGATGTTCAACAGCCTCGTCGAGTTCGAGCCGGGCGGCACCCGGATCCTGCCGGGGCTGGCGGAACGCTGGTCGGTCTCCGAGGACGGTCGGACCTACACGTTCGAGCTCCGGCGCAACGTGAAGTTCCACTCGAACGCGGCCTTCACGCCGACCCGTCCGATGAACGCCGACGACGTGCTCTTCTCGCTGAACCGGCAGTGGAAGGAGGACCACCCCTATCATCGCGTCTCGGGCGCCCGGTACGACTACTTCAAGGACCTGGCCATGCCGGAGCTCCTGGAGAGCATCGACAAGATCGACGAGTACACGGTGCGCATCCGGCTGAAGCAGCCGAACGCGCCGTTCCTCGCCAATCTGGCGATGTCGTTCAACGTCATCCAGTCGGCCGAGTATGCCGACAAGCTCCTGAAGCTCGGCAAGCCCGAGCAGCTCGACCTCGACCCGATCGGCACGGGTCCGTGGAGCTTCGTGTCCTTCCAGAAGGACGTGGCGGTGCGCTACCGGGTGTTCCCGGAGCACTGGGCCGGGGCGATGCCGATCGACACGCTGGTCTTCTCGATCACCCCGAACCCGGCGGTGCGGCTGACCAAGCTCAAGGCCGGGGAGTGCCACGTGATGGCCTTCCCGAACCCGGCGGACCTGAAGAAGATCGAGCAGGACCCGGCGCTCAGGCTGTTGAAGCTCGAGGGCCTCAACGTCGGCTACATGTCGCTCAACACCGCCCGGCCTCCCTTCGACGACGTGCGGGTGCGCCGGGCCGTCAACATGGCGATCGACAAGAAGACGATCGTGTCGGCCGTCTACCAGGACGCCGGCACGCCGGCCAAGAATCCGATCCCGCCGACGCTGTGGTCCTACAACGACGCCGTCCAGGACTACCCTTACGACCCGGAGGCGGCGCGCCGGCTCCTGGCCGAGGCCGGCCACCCGGCGGGCTTCGAGACCGACCTCTGGTACATGCCGGTGAGCCGGCCCTACAATCCCAACGGCAAGCGCATCGCCGAGCTGATCCAGGCGGACCTGGCGCGGGTCGGCATCCGGCTCAGGCTCGTCACCGAGGAGTGGAGCGTCTACCGGTCCAAGATCCAGGCCGGCGAGGCCTCGATGGCGCTCTACGGCTGGACGGGCGACAACGGCGACCCGGACAACTTCTTCGACACGCTGCTCGGCTGCACGGCGGCGCGGCCGGGGGGCAACAACGTCGCCAAGTGGTGCAACCGGGATTTCGACGCGCTGATCACCAAGGCCAAGGAGAGCGCCGACCAGGGCGAGCGCGAGCGCTACTACCGCGAGGCGCAGGTGATCGCCAAGGCGGAGGCCCCGTGGGTGCCGATCGCCCACTCGGTGGTCTACATGGCGATACGCAAGGAGGTCAGCGGGTTCAAGATGGATCCGCTCGGGCGCTATCCGTTCGACGGCGTCGATCTCGCGCAGTAG
- a CDS encoding DsbE family thiol:disulfide interchange protein, which translates to MTDPGLTEAPRRGRSLLLILPLVLFLALAGLFLYRLATGGGTSEVPSALIGRPVPAFELPPLEGLNRQGNPVPGLATADLKGRVTVVNVWASWCVPCRQEHPILEDLAKDGRIRVVGINYKDEPENALRFLGQLGNPFAAVGTDRKGRTAIDWGVYGVPETFVVAADGTIAYKFIGPLSPEGLEARLKPEIEKALARK; encoded by the coding sequence ATGACCGACCCCGGCCTCACCGAGGCCCCCCGTCGGGGCCGGTCGCTCCTGCTGATCCTCCCGCTCGTCCTCTTCCTGGCGCTCGCGGGCCTGTTCCTCTACCGCCTCGCCACCGGCGGCGGCACCTCGGAGGTGCCGTCCGCCTTGATCGGCCGACCCGTACCGGCCTTCGAGCTGCCGCCGCTCGAGGGCCTGAACCGCCAGGGCAACCCCGTCCCCGGCCTCGCCACGGCGGACCTCAAGGGCCGCGTGACGGTCGTCAACGTCTGGGCCTCCTGGTGCGTCCCCTGCCGGCAGGAGCACCCGATCCTGGAGGATCTCGCCAAGGACGGCCGCATCCGCGTGGTCGGCATCAACTACAAGGACGAGCCCGAGAACGCCCTGCGCTTCCTCGGCCAGCTCGGCAACCCCTTCGCGGCCGTGGGCACGGACCGCAAGGGCCGCACCGCCATCGACTGGGGCGTCTACGGCGTGCCCGAGACCTTCGTGGTCGCCGCCGACGGAACCATCGCGTACAAGTTCATCGGCCCGCTCTCGCCGGAAGGCCTGGAGGCGCGGCTGAAACCGGAGATCGAAAAGGCCCTCGCCCGCAAGTGA
- a CDS encoding NUDIX hydrolase — protein MQDEDIHAGPARPPGFRRTVPPGDTLERDVCGHCGFVDYRNPKVIVGSVVRAAGLVLLCRRAIEPRRGFWTLPAGYLELGETAEDGARREAREEANADIRLRGLLAVYSIPRIGQVQLIYRAALAGGVAPGPESLEVALLRPDEIPWRDLAFPSVAWALRQDAEVEAGRASGPFGNPDGETGDRFAPGASGL, from the coding sequence ATGCAGGACGAAGACATCCACGCCGGGCCGGCCCGGCCACCCGGCTTCCGCCGCACCGTCCCGCCCGGCGACACGCTGGAGCGCGACGTCTGCGGCCATTGCGGCTTCGTGGACTACCGCAACCCGAAGGTGATCGTCGGCTCGGTCGTGCGCGCGGCCGGCCTCGTCCTTCTCTGCCGGCGCGCCATCGAGCCGCGCCGGGGCTTCTGGACCCTGCCGGCCGGCTACCTGGAGCTCGGCGAGACCGCCGAGGACGGCGCCCGCCGGGAGGCCCGCGAGGAGGCCAACGCCGATATCCGCCTGCGCGGCCTGCTCGCCGTCTACTCGATCCCGCGCATCGGCCAGGTCCAGTTGATCTACCGCGCGGCGCTCGCCGGAGGCGTCGCGCCGGGTCCCGAGAGCCTGGAGGTGGCGCTCCTCCGTCCCGACGAGATCCCCTGGCGGGACCTCGCCTTTCCGTCGGTGGCCTGGGCGCTCCGGCAGGACGCCGAGGTCGAGGCGGGCCGGGCGTCGGGCCCTTTCGGCAATCCGGATGGCGAGACCGGCGACCGCTTCGCGCCCGGGGCGAGCGGCCTCTGA
- the purH gene encoding bifunctional phosphoribosylaminoimidazolecarboxamide formyltransferase/IMP cyclohydrolase gives MSVEAKSIAPPDRVPVRRALLSVSDKTGILDLARALAARGVTLVSTGGTSKALQDAGLAVTDVSEVTGFPEIMDGRVKTLHPKVHGGLLAVRGDEGHAAAMAAHGIEGIDLLVVNLYPFQDTVARTKDWATAIENIDIGGPAMIRAAAKNHAYVAVVVDPRQYAEVLAALDAGGGATSLRLRKKLAQEAFGRTATYDAAVSNWLADQLGDPNPRYRALGGELVEVMRYGENPHQLAAFYRTGEARPGVATARQVQGKTLSYNNINDTDAAYELVAEFDPRTTAAVAIIKHANPCGVAVGKTLKEAYLKALACDPVSAFGGIVALNRPLDAEAAEEIVKIFTEVIIAPDAAEDAQAIVAAKKNLRLLIAGGLPKPGDMGLTVRTVAGGFLAQTRDFGTVDDIDLETKTRRQPTAREEKDLAFAFRVVKHVKSNAIVFVKDGATVGIGAGQMSRVDSARIAVQKAADAARAAGLDEPLTRGSVAASDAFFPFADGLETIVAAGATAVVQPGGSMRDDEVIEAADKAGIAMVFTGMRHFRH, from the coding sequence ATGTCCGTCGAAGCCAAGTCCATCGCCCCGCCCGACCGGGTCCCGGTCCGCCGCGCGCTCCTCTCCGTCTCCGACAAGACCGGCATCCTCGACCTCGCCCGCGCGCTGGCGGCCCGCGGCGTGACCCTCGTCTCCACCGGCGGGACCTCGAAGGCCCTGCAGGACGCGGGCCTCGCCGTCACCGACGTCTCCGAGGTCACCGGCTTCCCGGAGATCATGGACGGCCGCGTCAAGACCCTGCACCCCAAGGTCCACGGCGGCCTCCTCGCCGTGCGCGGCGACGAAGGCCACGCCGCCGCCATGGCGGCGCACGGCATCGAGGGCATCGACCTGCTGGTGGTCAATCTCTACCCCTTCCAGGACACCGTCGCGCGCACGAAGGACTGGGCGACCGCGATCGAGAACATCGACATCGGCGGGCCCGCCATGATCCGCGCCGCCGCCAAGAACCACGCCTACGTGGCGGTGGTGGTCGACCCGCGCCAGTACGCCGAGGTGCTCGCCGCCCTGGACGCCGGCGGCGGCGCCACCTCGCTGCGTCTGCGCAAGAAGCTCGCCCAGGAGGCCTTCGGCCGCACCGCCACCTACGACGCGGCGGTCTCCAACTGGCTGGCCGACCAGCTCGGCGACCCGAACCCGCGCTACCGCGCCCTCGGCGGCGAGCTCGTCGAGGTCATGCGCTACGGCGAGAACCCTCACCAGCTCGCCGCCTTCTACCGCACCGGCGAAGCGCGCCCGGGCGTCGCCACCGCCCGCCAGGTCCAGGGCAAGACCCTCTCCTACAACAACATCAATGACACCGACGCCGCCTACGAGCTGGTCGCCGAGTTCGACCCCAGGACCACGGCCGCCGTCGCCATCATCAAGCACGCCAATCCCTGCGGGGTGGCGGTCGGCAAGACCCTCAAGGAGGCCTACCTCAAGGCCCTCGCCTGCGACCCCGTCTCGGCCTTCGGCGGCATCGTGGCCCTGAACCGCCCGCTCGACGCCGAAGCGGCCGAGGAGATCGTCAAGATCTTCACCGAGGTGATCATCGCCCCCGACGCCGCCGAGGACGCCCAGGCGATCGTCGCCGCCAAGAAGAACCTGCGCCTGCTGATCGCCGGCGGCCTGCCGAAGCCCGGCGACATGGGCCTGACGGTCAGGACCGTGGCGGGCGGCTTCCTCGCCCAGACCCGCGACTTCGGCACCGTCGACGACATCGACCTGGAGACGAAGACCCGCCGCCAACCGACCGCGCGCGAGGAGAAGGACCTCGCCTTCGCGTTCCGGGTCGTCAAGCACGTGAAGTCCAACGCCATCGTGTTCGTCAAGGACGGCGCGACGGTCGGCATCGGCGCCGGCCAGATGAGCCGCGTCGACAGCGCCCGCATCGCCGTCCAGAAGGCCGCCGACGCCGCACGCGCGGCCGGGCTCGACGAGCCCCTGACCCGGGGCTCGGTCGCCGCCTCGGACGCCTTCTTCCCCTTCGCGGACGGACTGGAGACCATCGTGGCGGCCGGCGCCACCGCGGTGGTGCAGCCCGGCGGATCGATGCGAGACGACGAGGTGATCGAGGCCGCCGACAAGGCCGGGATCGCCATGGTGTTCACCGGCATGCGCCACTTCCGCCACTGA